CTCGAAGGGCTCGTCTCCGGCCTCGAGCGCAAGTTCCAGCGCAAGCTGAAGCCGACGGTCCAAGTCGATTCGTCGCTGATCGGCGGCGTGCGCGTGACGGTCGGCGACGAAGTGCTCGACACCTCGGTTCGCGCGCGCCTTGCTTCGATGCAGGCCGCCCTGGCCGCCTGAGCGCCACGCCGGCACGCAACAGAATTGACTATCAGGAGCGAATAATGCAACTCAATCCCTCTGAGATCAGCGAGCTGATCAAGAGCCGGATCCAGGGCCTTGAAGCGAACGCGGACGTTCGCAACCAGGGCACCGTGATCTCCGTGACCGACGGTATCGTGCGTATCCACGGCCTGTCGGACGTGATGCAGGGCGAAATGCTCGAGTTTCCGGGCAACACGTTCGGCCTCGCGCTGAACCTCGAGCGCGACTCGGTCGGCGCGGTGATTCTCGGCGAATACGAACACATCTCGGAAGGCGACATCGTCAAGACGACGGGCCGCATTCTCGAAGTCCCGGTCGGCCCGGAACTCATCGGCCGCGTGGTCGATGCGCTCGGGAACCCGATCGACGGCAAGGGTCCCGTCAACGCGAAGCTGACCGACGCAATCGAAAAGATCGCGCCGGGCGTGATCTGGCGCAAGTCGGTGTCGCAGCCGGTGCAGACGGGCCTCAAGTCGATCGACGCGATGGTGCCGATCGGCCGTGGCCAGCGTGAGCTGATCATCGGCGACCGTCAGTGCGGCAAGACCGCGGTGGCGATCGACGCGATCATCAACCAGAAGGGCAAGGACCTGATCTGTATCTACGTCGCGATCGGCCAGAAGGCTTCGTCGATCATGAACGTGGTGCGCAAGCTCGAAGAAACGGGCGCGATGGAATACACCATCGTGGTCGCCGCTTCGGCGTCGGATTCGGCCGCGATGCAGTACCTCGCACCGTATGCGGGCTGCACGATGGGCGAATACTTCCGCGATCGCGGCCAGGACGCGCTGATCATTTATGACGACTTGACCAAGCAGGCATGGGCATACCGTCAGATCTCGCTGCTGCTGCGCCGCCCGCCGGGCCGTGAAGCGTACCCGGGCGACGTGTTCTATCTGCACTCGCGTCTGCTCGAGCGCGCGGCTCGCGTGTCGGAAGAC
The nucleotide sequence above comes from Burkholderia pyrrocinia. Encoded proteins:
- the atpA gene encoding F0F1 ATP synthase subunit alpha; this encodes MQLNPSEISELIKSRIQGLEANADVRNQGTVISVTDGIVRIHGLSDVMQGEMLEFPGNTFGLALNLERDSVGAVILGEYEHISEGDIVKTTGRILEVPVGPELIGRVVDALGNPIDGKGPVNAKLTDAIEKIAPGVIWRKSVSQPVQTGLKSIDAMVPIGRGQRELIIGDRQCGKTAVAIDAIINQKGKDLICIYVAIGQKASSIMNVVRKLEETGAMEYTIVVAASASDSAAMQYLAPYAGCTMGEYFRDRGQDALIIYDDLTKQAWAYRQISLLLRRPPGREAYPGDVFYLHSRLLERAARVSEDYVEKFTNGEVKGKSGSLTALPVIETQAGDVTAFVPTNVISITDGQIFLETDLFNAGIRPAINAGVSVSRVGGAAQTKVVKKLSGGIRTDLAQYRELAAFAQFASDLDEATRKQLERGRRVTELLKQPQYQPLQVWELAVSLFAANNGYLDDIDVKDVLPFEKGMREFLKTSHADLIKRIEDNKDLSKDDEGALRAALDAFKKSGAY